One Hippocampus zosterae strain Florida chromosome 21, ASM2543408v3, whole genome shotgun sequence genomic region harbors:
- the lin7a gene encoding protein lin-7 homolog A isoform X2: MATVLQQPLTLDRDVARAIELLEKLQESADVPGYKLQSLKKVLQSEFCTAIREVYQYMHETITVNGCPEYQARATAKATVAAFAASEGHSHPRVVELPKTEEGLGFNVMGGKEQNSPIYISRIIPGGVAERHGSLKRGDQLLSVNGVSVEGEHHEKAVELLKAAKDSVKLVVRYTPKVLEEMEARFEKLRTARRRQQQQLLMQQQHNTSTQQNHTS; encoded by the exons ATGGCGACGGTGCTCCAACAGCCGCTCACTCTGGATCGAG ATGTGGCCAGGGCCATTGAGCTTCTGGAGAAGCTTCAGGAGTCGGCCGACGTTCCCGGTTACAAGCTGCAGTCGCTGAAGAAGGTGCTCCAGAGCGAGTTCTGCACCGCCATCCGCGAA GTGTACCAATACATGCATGAAACCATCACCGTCAACGGCTGCCCCGAGTACCAGGCCAGAGCCACGGCCAAG GCCACGGTTGCCGCCTTTGCCGCCAGCGAGGGCCACTCGCACCCGCGGGTGGTGGAGCTTCCGAAGACGGAGGAAGGGCTGGGCTTCAATGTGATGGGCGGCAAGGAGCAGAACTCGCCCATCTACATCTCGCGCATCATTCCCGGCGGGGTGGCCGAGCGCCACGGCAGTCTTAAGCGAGGCGATCAGCTCTTGTCCGTCAACGGGGTG AGCGTGGAGGGCGAGCACCATGAGAAGGCGGTGGAGCTGCTAAAGGCAGCCAAGGACAGCGTCAAGCTGGTGGTGCGCTACACGCCCAAGGTGCTGGAGGAGATGGAGGCGCGCTTCGAGAAGCTGCGCACCGCCCGCCgccgccagcagcagcagctgctcatgcagcagcagcacaacacGTCCACGCAGCAGAATCACACGTCGTAG
- the lin7a gene encoding protein lin-7 homolog A isoform X1, with amino-acid sequence MATVLQQPLTLDRDVARAIELLEKLQESADVPGYKLQSLKKVLQSEFCTAIREVYQYMHETITVNGCPEYQARATAKATVAAFAASEGHSHPRVVELPKTEEGLGFNVMGGKEQNSPIYISRIIPGGVAERHGSLKRGDQLLSVNGVSVEGEHHEKAVELLKAAKDSVKLVVRYTPKVLEEMEARFEKLRTARRRQQQQLLMQQQHNTSTQQNHTSLFQKKKK; translated from the exons ATGGCGACGGTGCTCCAACAGCCGCTCACTCTGGATCGAG ATGTGGCCAGGGCCATTGAGCTTCTGGAGAAGCTTCAGGAGTCGGCCGACGTTCCCGGTTACAAGCTGCAGTCGCTGAAGAAGGTGCTCCAGAGCGAGTTCTGCACCGCCATCCGCGAA GTGTACCAATACATGCATGAAACCATCACCGTCAACGGCTGCCCCGAGTACCAGGCCAGAGCCACGGCCAAG GCCACGGTTGCCGCCTTTGCCGCCAGCGAGGGCCACTCGCACCCGCGGGTGGTGGAGCTTCCGAAGACGGAGGAAGGGCTGGGCTTCAATGTGATGGGCGGCAAGGAGCAGAACTCGCCCATCTACATCTCGCGCATCATTCCCGGCGGGGTGGCCGAGCGCCACGGCAGTCTTAAGCGAGGCGATCAGCTCTTGTCCGTCAACGGGGTG AGCGTGGAGGGCGAGCACCATGAGAAGGCGGTGGAGCTGCTAAAGGCAGCCAAGGACAGCGTCAAGCTGGTGGTGCGCTACACGCCCAAGGTGCTGGAGGAGATGGAGGCGCGCTTCGAGAAGCTGCGCACCGCCCGCCgccgccagcagcagcagctgctcatgcagcagcagcacaacacGTCCACGCAGCAGAATCACACGTC GTTGttccagaagaagaaaaagtaa
- the myf5 gene encoding myogenic factor 5 gives MDVFSASQLYYAAPSPDALHLAEDDSDEDEHVRAPGAPPHQPGHCLQWACKACKRKSSFVDRRRAATMRERRRLKKVNHAFEALRRCTSANPSQRLPKVEILRNAIQYIESLQELLREQVDHYYSGSEPASPLSSCSDSMPDSNSPVWQQLNYSSAYSYAKNESLSDKPAGASSLQCLSSIVDRLSMPQFGRRAGQAVSSPTNSGDTQPCTPGSPVYHIL, from the exons ATGGACGTCTTCTCCGCGTCGCAGCTCTACTACGCCGCCCCGTCGCCGGACGCCCTCCACCTGGCCGAGGACGACTCGGACGAAGACGAGCACGTGCGGGCACCGGGCGCGCCCCCGCACCAGCCGGGCCACTGCCTCCAGTGGGCCTGCAAGGCCTGCAAGCGCAAGTCCAGCTTCGTGGACCGCCGGCGCGCCGCCACCATGCGAGAGCGCCGCCGCCTCAAGAAAGTCAACCACGCCTTCGAGGCCCTGCGCCGCTGCACCTCGGCCAACCCCAGCCAACGCCTGCCCAAGGTGGAGATCCTGCGGAATGCCATCCAGTACATCGAGAGCCTCCAGGAGCTCCTCCGCGAGCAGGTGGACCACTACTACAGCGGCTCCGAACCCGCCAGCCCTTTGTCCAGCTGCTCCGACAGCATG CCGGACAGCAACAGTCCTGTGTGGCAGCAGCTCAACTACAGCAGCGCTTATTCCTACGCAAAGAACG AGAGTCTGTCGGACAAGCCGGCGGGTGCGTCCAGCCTGCAGTGCCTTTCCAGCATCGTGGACCGGCTCTCAATGCCCCAATTCGGTCGCCGAGCCGGCCAGGCTGTCTCGTCGCCCACCAACTCGGGCGACACGCAGCCGTGTACGCCGGGTAGCCCCGTCTACCACATCCTGTGA